In Rattus rattus isolate New Zealand chromosome 9, Rrattus_CSIRO_v1, whole genome shotgun sequence, a genomic segment contains:
- the Cldn7 gene encoding claudin-7, whose protein sequence is MANSGLQLLGFSMAMLGWVGLIASTAIPQWQMSSYAGDNIITAQAMYKGLWMECVTQSTGMMSCKMYDSVLALPAATQATRALMIVSLVLGFLAMFVATMGMKCTRCGGDDKVKKARIAMTGGIIFIVAGLAALVACSWIGHQIVTDFYNPLTPMNIKYEFGPAIFIGWAGSALVLLGGALLSCSCPGSESKAAYRAPRSYPKSNSSKEYV, encoded by the exons ATGGCTAACTCGGGCCTGCAACTACTGGGCTTTTCAATGGCCATGCTTGGCTGGGTGGGTCTGATAGCGAGCACTGCTATCCCACAGTGGCAGATGAGCTCCTATGCAGGCGACAACATCATCACAGCCCAGGCTATGTACAAGGGGCTCTGGATGGAGTGCGTCACGCAGAGTACCGGCATGATGAGCTGCAAAATGTACGACTCGGTGCTTGCCCTGCCAG cGGCCACGCAGGCCACTCGAGCCTTAATGATTGTGTCCCTGGTGTTGGGCTTCTTGGCCATGTTTGTCGCCACGATGGGCATGAAATGCACACGCTGTGGGGGAGATGACAAAGTGAAGAAGGCCCGCATAGCTATGACTGGAGGCATTATTTTCATCGTGGCAG gtCTTGCTGCTTTGGTAGCATGCTCCTGGATTGGTCATCAGATTGTCACAGACTTTTATAACCCCTTGACGCCCATGAATATTAA GTACGAGTTTGGTCCTGCCATCTTTATCGGCTGGGCAGGGTCTGCTCTGGTCCTTCTGGGAGGGGCcctgctctcttgctcctgcCCCGGCAGTGAAAGCAAAGCTGCATACCGTGCACCCCGCTCCTACCCTAAGTCCAACTCCTCTAAGGAATACGTGTGA